The sequence TGTCGATGAATACGGCGGCCTGCATACGGCCAAATATCATCGCGCGCTACGACAGCTTGCGCGGCGACGGGGAGCGAGCCTGCATTCGCACGCCGCGGTGGAGCGAATCGAGCGGCACGGCACGCGCTTTCATGTGCACACCGCCCGCGGTCGCATCGACGCGAAGCAGGTGCTGGTCGCCACCAACGGCTACACCGGCCCGCTATTGCCGTTCCTGTCGCGGCGCGTGTTGCCGGTGGCGAGTTACCAGATCGCGACCGAGCCGCTGCCCGCCGGACTGATGGCCGCGCTCAACCCCGGCCGCAGAATGATCAGCGACTCGAAACGCAATCTGTTTTACACGCGGCCCTCGCCGGACGGCACCCGCATGATCTTCGGCTCGCGGCCGGCCATTCGCGAAGTGAGCGAACGCGAGGCCGCGCGAATTCTGTACGCGAAGATGATCGAGCTTTGGCCCGCGCTGCGCGACGTGCGCGTCACGCACGCATGGAAAGGCTATGTGGCGATGACCGGAGACAGGCTTGCGCATATTGGCGTGCACGATGGCATTCACCATGCGCTCGGCTGCAATGGCAATGGCGTCGCGCTGATGAGTTATCTCGGGCAGCGCGTCGCGCGGCACCTGCTTGGCCTCGACGCCGCGCCGGGCGCGTTCGGCGAGGGCTCGTTCCCAATCAGCGCCGCGG is a genomic window of Paraburkholderia bryophila containing:
- a CDS encoding NAD(P)/FAD-dependent oxidoreductase; the protein is MRPDALLFHDDFKLAPYWWDAAPPETAREPLPERVDLAIVGSGYCGLSAAAEAARQGASVAVLDAAELGAGGSTRSGGMVSSGQKLALTNAIRGVSPDRLSRLMRESMASFEYLQQIIVDEALDADLQITGRFFGAFTQGHFEHLRKQGDLLREKTGVTVHVIPRAEQRALIGSDYYYGGILVDEYGGLHTAKYHRALRQLARRRGASLHSHAAVERIERHGTRFHVHTARGRIDAKQVLVATNGYTGPLLPFLSRRVLPVASYQIATEPLPAGLMAALNPGRRMISDSKRNLFYTRPSPDGTRMIFGSRPAIREVSEREAARILYAKMIELWPALRDVRVTHAWKGYVAMTGDRLAHIGVHDGIHHALGCNGNGVALMSYLGQRVARHLLGLDAAPGAFGEGSFPISAAGMASRWAVPVGTALYQLDDLWDGRARAALS